The following proteins come from a genomic window of Streptomyces sp. GS7:
- a CDS encoding bifunctional 5,10-methylenetetrahydrofolate dehydrogenase/5,10-methenyltetrahydrofolate cyclohydrolase: MPQTTAPTARLMDGSALARRMVEQAAERAAALTRQTGQAPCLATVLVGEDPASVTYVRMKRARCEKAGIRSRHIALPAATTTAQLVDTIGELSDDPGVHGILLQHPAGPHIDERAAFEAIAPAKDVDGVTFHSFAGMSFGLDGFASCTPGGIMRLLDHYDVDLTGKHAVVVGRSAILGKPVGMLLLGRDATVTYCHSRTTDLAAVTREADVLIAAVGRPRFLHGDHIKPGAVVIDAGYNPGNVGDVDFDSAVTRASLLTPVPGGVGPMTIATLLTQTVDAAARQLGATAL, from the coding sequence ATGCCGCAGACCACCGCACCCACCGCTCGCCTGATGGACGGCAGCGCACTCGCCCGCCGGATGGTCGAGCAGGCCGCCGAGCGCGCCGCGGCCCTCACCCGGCAGACCGGCCAGGCCCCGTGTCTGGCCACCGTGCTGGTCGGTGAGGATCCGGCCTCCGTGACCTATGTGCGGATGAAGCGCGCCCGCTGCGAGAAGGCCGGCATCCGCTCCCGGCACATCGCGCTGCCGGCCGCCACCACGACGGCCCAGCTGGTCGACACGATCGGCGAGCTGTCGGACGACCCCGGCGTCCACGGGATCCTGCTCCAGCACCCGGCAGGTCCGCACATCGACGAGCGCGCCGCCTTCGAGGCGATCGCCCCCGCCAAGGACGTCGACGGCGTGACCTTCCACTCCTTCGCCGGGATGAGCTTCGGCCTGGACGGCTTCGCGTCCTGCACACCCGGCGGCATCATGCGGCTCCTGGACCACTACGACGTCGACCTGACCGGCAAGCACGCCGTCGTCGTCGGCCGCAGCGCGATCCTCGGCAAGCCCGTGGGAATGCTGCTGCTCGGCCGCGACGCCACCGTCACCTACTGCCACTCCCGCACCACCGACCTCGCCGCCGTCACGCGGGAGGCCGATGTCCTGATCGCCGCGGTGGGCCGCCCCCGCTTCCTCCACGGGGACCACATCAAGCCCGGCGCGGTCGTCATCGACGCCGGCTACAACCCCGGCAACGTCGGCGATGTCGACTTCGACTCGGCGGTCACCCGCGCGAGCCTGCTCACGCCGGTCCCCGGCGGCGTCGGCCCGATGACCATCGCCACCCTCCTCACCCAGACCGTCGACGCGGCGGCCAGGCAACTGGGGGCGACGGCCCTCTGA